One genomic segment of Corynebacterium durum includes these proteins:
- a CDS encoding TetR/AcrR family transcriptional regulator — protein sequence MVKDAADNTVDGRRSRRAKTDDKLAATVREQLNDIGFSAMTIEGVCAASGVAKTTVYRRWKSKAEMVFELVLHGAEDEFPDTGSLAGDVRALAEMTVNFTASDMSQKVLPGFLDAVAADPEMRQRLRDAFVTPTTEHIAAIIDRASARAELTPDTVVDVAVLHAALLGIPYASVHMLGETDTEVLTNQLAEHMLRSLGVG from the coding sequence ATGGTTAAGGACGCAGCCGACAACACGGTGGATGGTCGTCGGTCCCGGCGAGCTAAAACCGACGACAAACTCGCAGCGACCGTGCGGGAACAGCTCAACGACATCGGCTTTTCCGCCATGACCATCGAAGGCGTGTGTGCGGCCAGCGGCGTGGCCAAAACAACCGTGTACCGCCGGTGGAAATCCAAGGCAGAAATGGTTTTTGAGCTAGTTCTTCATGGAGCTGAGGATGAGTTTCCTGACACAGGATCTTTGGCTGGCGACGTTCGCGCACTGGCCGAGATGACCGTGAATTTCACCGCCAGCGACATGTCCCAGAAAGTCCTTCCTGGGTTTTTGGATGCCGTCGCGGCTGACCCCGAGATGCGTCAACGACTCCGCGATGCCTTTGTCACTCCCACCACCGAGCACATCGCGGCAATAATTGACCGCGCCAGCGCGCGAGCCGAACTCACACCGGACACCGTGGTGGATGTTGCTGTGCTCCACGCCGCGTTGTTGGGTATCCCCTACGCATCCGTGCACATGCTGGGAGAGACTGACACTGAGGTGCTAACTAACCAGTTGGCTGAGCACATGCTGCGCTCGCTGGGAGTCGGCTAA
- a CDS encoding NAD(P)-dependent alcohol dehydrogenase, with protein MRAAQFTSYNGPQALHLGDITTPNITPRQVLVRVAGSSVNQMDVLEQEGKMKLFTGRSFPIGTGVDFAGTISAVGAHVSGYKVGDRVWGYVGFRRPGTSLAAADYIAVSPHCLSPAPTTIPLVEAAALPLAGLAALKGFAGLKAGEKVLVIGGNGGVGSTAIQVALALGAEVDAVTGAEEGIAKHVGAGQTFSYHITPPSSIPGRYSFILDTAGINLLPYRALLAPGGRFTTVAPAVMDVLRSLVRRGPRIRIVSAGANPTGLAWLAQKVDSGEIRPVIGGIYPAEQVRDAYRAYSAAESAHGKLVISWED; from the coding sequence ATGCGCGCAGCACAATTCACCTCCTACAACGGACCGCAGGCACTCCACCTCGGCGACATCACCACACCGAACATCACCCCACGACAAGTCCTCGTCAGGGTTGCCGGGTCAAGCGTCAACCAGATGGACGTTCTGGAACAGGAAGGAAAAATGAAGCTCTTCACCGGACGCTCCTTCCCCATCGGCACCGGCGTGGACTTTGCTGGAACCATCAGCGCTGTCGGGGCGCACGTCAGCGGATATAAGGTTGGCGACCGCGTGTGGGGCTACGTCGGGTTCCGACGCCCCGGCACCAGCCTCGCCGCCGCCGACTACATCGCCGTCTCCCCACATTGCCTCTCCCCAGCGCCCACCACCATTCCCCTGGTCGAAGCAGCCGCCCTCCCTTTGGCTGGACTCGCCGCACTCAAAGGGTTCGCTGGGCTAAAAGCTGGTGAAAAAGTACTGGTAATCGGCGGCAACGGCGGCGTGGGATCAACCGCCATCCAGGTTGCCCTGGCATTGGGTGCCGAGGTTGATGCAGTGACAGGGGCTGAAGAGGGCATCGCAAAGCACGTAGGTGCAGGGCAAACCTTCAGCTATCACATCACCCCACCCAGCTCGATCCCTGGCAGGTACAGCTTCATCTTGGACACCGCAGGCATCAACCTTCTGCCCTACCGTGCGCTTCTGGCACCCGGCGGGCGCTTTACGACGGTCGCGCCCGCCGTGATGGATGTGCTCCGGTCGCTGGTGAGGCGCGGGCCGCGCATTCGGATCGTCTCTGCTGGTGCCAACCCCACAGGGCTAGCGTGGCTGGCGCAGAAAGTTGATTCAGGTGAGATTCGGCCCGTGATCGGCGGCATCTATCCTGCGGAACAAGTACGGGACGCCTACCGTGCCTACAGTGCCGCAGAATCCGCGCACGGAAAACTGGTTATATCGTGGGAGGATTAA
- a CDS encoding CPBP family intramembrane glutamic endopeptidase — translation MASGRDWQETYDQKEPRNPKPYALALLWAVIMAPITLLLGAVQPFTNIPFQVLPLVMVGPFAAAALCKLSVPSWFPPDAPRATTALTKKAWIATALSSLVYVLTLVLLATPGYTPFVVHDWPKPIAVVAVCIGFIFGSWCEEVGFRGIMYRALAAKLGPWPSVVINGVFFGLCHLQYFDVGVLPVILFVASAVLLDVIMAALWTGSWTHRVLIATAIHAVVNISIEATGTDLTQMYPYVVMLAATIVSALCALALGRTFKIGDLLPAKQPRQPLNPPTI, via the coding sequence AGGGCGCGATTGGCAAGAAACGTACGATCAGAAGGAACCTCGTAACCCCAAACCCTACGCACTCGCACTTTTGTGGGCTGTGATTATGGCTCCGATTACCTTGTTGCTGGGGGCTGTTCAGCCGTTCACCAACATTCCATTTCAGGTCTTGCCGCTGGTCATGGTTGGCCCGTTTGCTGCAGCAGCCTTATGTAAACTCAGTGTGCCGTCGTGGTTTCCACCAGATGCGCCCCGAGCCACCACAGCTTTAACCAAAAAGGCCTGGATCGCCACCGCGTTATCGTCCCTTGTGTATGTCCTCACGCTAGTACTCCTCGCCACACCTGGCTATACCCCGTTTGTTGTCCATGACTGGCCTAAACCTATAGCAGTTGTGGCCGTGTGTATTGGTTTTATATTTGGCTCGTGGTGTGAGGAGGTAGGTTTCCGTGGCATCATGTATCGAGCGTTGGCGGCGAAGTTGGGTCCGTGGCCAAGTGTGGTTATTAACGGTGTGTTCTTTGGTTTGTGCCACCTTCAGTATTTCGACGTAGGCGTTCTTCCGGTGATTTTGTTTGTGGCCTCCGCAGTGTTGTTGGACGTCATTATGGCCGCACTGTGGACAGGTTCGTGGACGCACAGAGTCCTGATTGCTACGGCTATTCATGCTGTGGTGAATATTTCTATAGAAGCCACCGGCACAGATTTGACGCAGATGTACCCGTATGTCGTAATGCTGGCGGCGACTATTGTGAGTGCCTTATGTGCCCTGGCACTTGGCCGCACATTCAAAATCGGCGATTTATTACCCGCAAAGCAGCCACGGCAGCCGCTTAATCCTCCCACGATATAA